The genomic stretch CATTTTTTTGAAGCTGGCCGAATTGAGTCCATGATTTACCACCGCCGAAGACCATTCCTCCAAGCGCTGGCCAGACATGATCGGAAAAGTTGTATTTGATCTCAGGGTTCAAAAGGTAATCACCGACTGAGGGGCCCCAGAATAAGAACCATGAGAGTTTCAGAGTCTGGTGCACGAGGAGCTGCGTAAGCCGTATCGAAACAAGGTCACGGAGTCTCCTTTCCTGGGGGAACCCTGGCGGCAGGTTCTTCTTATATTCCGTGTAATCATGCATATACTCTCCATAGTACTGAGCTCCTATTGTAAAATCTTCCCATACCTGACGCTGATAGCCTACAAGAAACCTCGTCTGAGAATTCGGGATCATGGGGTTCATACCGCTTTTGTCTTCCGTTGAATCATAATGGCCTGTTGCAAGACTTAAGACCCCATCCAGCGCTCGTCCCTGAAGGCTTGCACCGTATTCCGACAGCTTGGGATAAGAGAGTATCAGTCTGGTCAGCACCATCGCATTGTCAGGCATCATTGACGGCTGCCTCCAAAAGCCTCTGTACGCATAAAGCGATGCGTCAGCAGTAAGCCCGCCGAAAGAGCCCCCCAAAACAACTATCTTCGCCATGTTACGCCCCTTTTCTATATTGTTTAGAACATGCCAAGAACTTTGTCGCCGGCAGTCATCAGATCGGTGAGGTCGTCATATGTTATCTCTTTCATTCTCAGCTCAGAGCTGATTTCACTGAGACCCCGAAGTTTACGGTCATCTGATAGCACAAACGCTGTTCCGATGAAACCAAGATCCTCAAGATACGACTTCTGCATAAAATACACGCCGTTCTGCAAAAGAACGATGTCGGCAGACATATCACGTGCGAGTTTCGCTGCACGCGTTCCTTCGGGTGTGTCAGGACCACTCTTTATGATCACGACCATGGTGACCTCCCTGTTAAAAGATCATTGTTGTATCAGCCTTCCTGAGTATCGCTACAATATCGGATTCATTTGTTACTTCTACGCCTTCCACGAGATCCTCCTTCTTGAGGTTATGATCGATAAGGGACAGATGATCTGCAAAGACCCCAACGCCCATTTCTTTGCAGTCCTTCAGGGTTGACTCAAGGTTCGTAAAGCCTGTTCCGGTATCATCCTGGCCTC from Thermodesulfovibrionales bacterium encodes the following:
- a CDS encoding DsrH/TusB family sulfur metabolism protein, which translates into the protein MVVIIKSGPDTPEGTRAAKLARDMSADIVLLQNGVYFMQKSYLEDLGFIGTAFVLSDDRKLRGLSEISSELRMKEITYDDLTDLMTAGDKVLGMF
- a CDS encoding DsrE family protein, which codes for MEHIAMILRKPPYGDINAAEAVRHALGAAVGDMKVSLLLIDGGVQLARRGQDDTGTGFTNLESTLKDCKEMGVGVFADHLSLIDHNLKKEDLVEGVEVTNESDIVAILRKADTTMIF